In Dryobates pubescens isolate bDryPub1 chromosome 8, bDryPub1.pri, whole genome shotgun sequence, a genomic segment contains:
- the CD200 gene encoding OX-2 membrane glycoprotein — translation MGNNVTLSCALTEPRDVVQVTWQKDSENSHSNIATYSNIKGLKIHEPYQGRMNVTSLVLNETSITFWDTRMDDSGCYTCLFNTFPFGSLTGHTCLSVLGLNASVHYNISEDHLVAVCNAVGLPEPTIMWNNLFNSTPTQERVKHINGMVSVTSKLEINTQSIIVKDLTCRVSNVNEKMELPVEMRGEEGSSLLWLMIPGGILIVITVLILTTLCWRKRICRKG, via the exons ATGGGCAACAATGTGACTCTCAGCTGTGCTCTGACAGAACCCAGGGATGTTGTGCAAGTGACATGGCAAAAGGACTCTGAAAATTCACACAGTAATATAGCTACCTACAGTAACATAAAAGGATTAAAGATTCACGAACCCTATCAAGGCCGAATGAATGTCACGAGTCTGGTACTCAATGAGACAAGCATCACTTTTTGGGACACTAGGATGGATGATTCAGGGTGTTACACATGTCTCTTCAATACTTTCCCTTTTGGCTCCTTGACAGGACATACCTGCCTGAGTGTCCTTG GTCTCAATGCATCTGTCCATTACAACATATCTGAAGATCATTTGGTAGCCGTCTGTAATGCTGTTGGCCTCCCAGAGCCCACCATCATGTGGAACAACTTGTTCAATTCTACTCCTACACAGGAGAGAGTCAAGCACATCAATGGGATGGTCTCTGTCACTAGTAAATTGGAGATCAACACTCAGAGCATCATTGTGAAGGACTTGACATGCAGAGTAAGCAATGTGAATGAAAAAATGGAATTGCCTGTGGAAATGAGAGGAG aagaGGGATCCTCATTGCTTTGGCTGATGATTCCTGGGGGGATTTTAATTGTCATAACAGTTCTGATTCTGACCACACtgtgctggaggaagaggatATGCAGGAAGGGTTGA